In Rhodococcus pseudokoreensis, the DNA window CGGCCCTGGCAGACGACGGATTCGCGATCGACCGGACCTGGCTCGGTGCGCCGTCGCCGGAACCCCGGCAGGTGTTCGCGATCGGCTTGAACTACCACGAACATGCGGCCGAGTCCGGGTTCGATTCGCCGACGACGCTTCCGCCGGTGTTCACCAAGTACACCTCGAGCTTCGCCGGTCCCGACACCGAGGTGATCCTCCCGAACGGTGGCAACGTCGATTGGGAGGTGGAGTTGGTCGTCGTGATCGGGCGCGAGGCCCACCGGATCGACGCATCCGATGCGTGGTCGCACGTCGCCGGACTGACGGTGGGACAGGACATCTCCGAACGACTCTCGCAGTTACGTGGACCTGCAGCGCAATTCGGGCTCGGCAAATCCTTCCCCGGATTCTCTCCGCAGGGCCCGTGGCTGGTCACTCCCGACGAGTTCGCCGATCCCGACGACCTGGAACTGGGCTGCGCCATCCACGGCGCGGAGGTCCAGAAGAGCCGCACCAGCGATCTGATCTTCCCGGTATCGGAGTTGATCGCCGCGCTCTCGCACACTGTCATTCTCTATCCCGGTGACGTGATCTTCACCGGCACCCCCGCCGGTGTGGGTATCGGACAGAAGCCGCCACGGTATCTGCAGTCCGGCGAACGGCTGCACAGCTGGATCGAAGGAATCGGTGAGCTGAACCAGGTCTTCCTCGCTGAACCGCAGACGAAGTAGCCCACGTCTGGAGCACCACTACATCAGCGGGATTCGGTCTCCTCGCGCTCGCCCGTCCGGCTGCAGCAGCCAACCGTTGCGTTTGCGGGTGCGCAGCGTGACCGAACTGTCGGTGATCTCGCCGGGGCGCAAAATGTGTTCGAGACGGGTCTGGGTGGCCATCAGATCGGCCATGTCGGCGACCCACGCCTGCACGGCGAAATTGGATGGCCCGGTGAGGGATACGCACATCCGGATGTTTCCGTCCCGGCGCAACTGCCCCACGATGTCGTCCAGCTTTTCGCCGGGAAGCCGGCACCACCACGTCACGCTGATCGGCCATCGGGTGTGCCACTGCGCCACCTCGCATCGGACGGCCAGATCCCCGGAACCGAGTAGTGTGGCGAGGGCGCGCCGTGCCGTCGACGACGGACGGTCCAGTCGTGTGGCGATCTCGGCGGCGCTCGCGCGTCCGTCGTAGAACAGTTCCTTCTCGACGGCCGCGAGCAGCGGTGTCGGTCGCGGATGGGACAGACCAAGGTC includes these proteins:
- a CDS encoding Lrp/AsnC family transcriptional regulator, whose translation is MHLEGSRWRLDALHPGQREAVTALRQAARPDLGLSHPRPTPLLAAVEKELFYDGRASAAEIATRLDRPSSTARRALATLLGSGDLAVRCEVAQWHTRWPISVTWWCRLPGEKLDDIVGQLRRDGNIRMCVSLTGPSNFAVQAWVADMADLMATQTRLEHILRPGEITDSSVTLRTRKRNGWLLQPDGRARGDRIPLM
- a CDS encoding fumarylacetoacetate hydrolase family protein, translating into MRIANIDNRAALILGEAGAERAVDLATASRGRFGPSLAETYRVWEGVTAWAAAEDLTALADDGFAIDRTWLGAPSPEPRQVFAIGLNYHEHAAESGFDSPTTLPPVFTKYTSSFAGPDTEVILPNGGNVDWEVELVVVIGREAHRIDASDAWSHVAGLTVGQDISERLSQLRGPAAQFGLGKSFPGFSPQGPWLVTPDEFADPDDLELGCAIHGAEVQKSRTSDLIFPVSELIAALSHTVILYPGDVIFTGTPAGVGIGQKPPRYLQSGERLHSWIEGIGELNQVFLAEPQTK